A genome region from Neptunomonas japonica JAMM 1380 includes the following:
- a CDS encoding MOSC domain-containing protein: protein MKNQNYLDKVYCGTVAQRYGLETAIDKSVIKINLYLSSEGLEGDQCADHKHHGGAERALHQYPLEHYVFWENKYGTNNQWQAPGMGENLSCAGMTEDTVCLGDRYQWGEAIIEVSQPRSPCFKLNQRWNIERFSVDMQELSLCGWLYRVIQPGVVSVKQPLVLVDRESNAMTIREVCEVFFGDPLNRDGLLKLKLQRKLSASWMDKVIQRLENHEVENWSFRLLGRADSKATGQQNVF, encoded by the coding sequence ATGAAGAATCAAAACTATCTCGATAAAGTGTATTGCGGGACAGTAGCTCAGCGCTACGGGCTTGAAACTGCTATTGATAAATCAGTCATTAAAATAAACCTTTATCTCTCTAGTGAAGGGCTGGAGGGTGATCAGTGCGCTGATCACAAACACCATGGTGGTGCTGAGCGAGCTTTGCATCAGTATCCGTTGGAGCACTACGTGTTCTGGGAAAATAAATACGGTACCAATAACCAGTGGCAGGCTCCAGGCATGGGTGAAAACCTCAGTTGTGCAGGGATGACAGAAGATACCGTCTGCTTGGGAGATCGTTATCAATGGGGAGAGGCTATTATTGAAGTTAGCCAGCCTCGCTCACCCTGTTTTAAGCTGAATCAGCGTTGGAATATTGAGCGCTTTTCTGTTGATATGCAGGAACTAAGTCTTTGTGGTTGGTTATATCGAGTTATTCAGCCAGGTGTCGTGAGTGTAAAGCAGCCGTTAGTGCTGGTGGATCGAGAGTCAAACGCGATGACAATACGTGAAGTATGTGAGGTTTTCTTTGGTGACCCATTGAACAGGGATGGATTGCTAAAATTGAAACTGCAACGCAAACTATCAGCGAGTTGGATGGATAAGGTAATACAACGCCTTGAAAACCATGAAGTAGAGAACTGGAGTTTTAGGTTATTGGGGCGAGCAGACAGCAAAGCGACAGGGCAACAAAATGTTTTCTAA
- a CDS encoding PEP-CTERM sorting domain-containing protein: MKYLAIAFISLFTLKAQAALITTFTNQASFLSAAGSTSSYNFDANSISGFSNQDFGDFSVVATGSGIRLSVLSGGSSSTFSSNHLDFYTDCCNIPDTMTITFDNGLLAFGFDFSNEDPTSDYTVLTVDGQSFNVGTSGTSGFFGLVTDTALSSFVFQDDPSNGGANTSTKFDNFLFASNSNDVPEPATLLLFGLGLVGLRFSNIKRKAV; encoded by the coding sequence ATGAAATACCTAGCAATTGCTTTTATCAGCTTATTCACTCTAAAAGCTCAAGCAGCACTAATTACAACATTTACTAATCAGGCATCTTTTTTGTCGGCTGCAGGCTCAACGTCGTCTTATAATTTTGATGCCAATTCAATTAGCGGGTTCTCAAACCAAGATTTCGGGGATTTTTCAGTCGTAGCTACTGGCTCTGGTATTAGACTTTCTGTTCTTAGTGGCGGCTCATCAAGCACCTTCTCTAGCAACCATTTAGACTTCTATACTGATTGCTGCAATATCCCAGATACTATGACTATTACCTTTGATAATGGTCTTTTAGCATTTGGTTTTGACTTTTCTAATGAAGACCCTACCTCTGATTACACTGTACTTACTGTTGATGGACAGTCGTTCAACGTAGGCACTTCAGGAACATCTGGTTTCTTTGGCCTAGTAACAGATACGGCTTTAAGCTCTTTTGTTTTCCAGGACGACCCTAGCAACGGCGGTGCAAATACATCTACTAAATTTGATAACTTTCTATTTGCATCTAACAGCAACGATGTACCAGAACCAGCTACTTTGCTTTTATTCGGCTTAGGTTTAGTTGGCCTGCGCTTCTCAAACATCAAACGTAAAGCTGTTTAA
- a CDS encoding DEAD/DEAH box helicase — MKFSSLDLAPELQRALDACGYSQMTPIQEQAIIPARRGKDVLANAQTGTGKTAAFTVPILQQMIDRPATTQPGHVRTLILAPTRELAEQLTSTIKGYAQFLPFTVKGIYGGVSTVSQKGKLKAGVDILVATPGRLLEHVVQCNISLTQVEFVVLDEADRMLDMGFISDVYKLIQQTSKQHQTLMFSATATSTVNELAKKLMSRHETIRAAKQNATADTIEHVVYPVEERRKADLFVELIKKHNWFQVLVFTSTKAQADELVVDFKMDKISYVVCHGDKTQGSRKRALADFKAGKVQVMIATEVAARGLDIKGLEYVVNYNLPYLAEDYVHRIGRTGRAGAKGHAISFVSREEERALDDIERLIGSRIQRIYQKGYEVGSRDNIRKQLSQKAHKPRTNKASQTKIIRNKVTTAKVTGKAKQKQKQKQKQKQKK; from the coding sequence ATGAAATTCTCCTCTTTAGATCTAGCACCTGAGTTACAACGCGCTCTGGATGCTTGTGGTTACAGCCAAATGACGCCTATCCAAGAGCAAGCGATCATTCCTGCTCGTCGCGGTAAAGATGTACTGGCAAATGCGCAAACGGGTACCGGCAAAACAGCCGCGTTTACGGTACCTATTTTACAGCAGATGATTGATCGTCCAGCAACAACACAGCCTGGCCATGTGCGAACCTTGATCTTAGCCCCCACGCGCGAGCTTGCTGAGCAGCTGACGAGCACTATTAAAGGTTATGCACAGTTTCTGCCATTTACTGTCAAAGGGATCTATGGGGGTGTAAGTACTGTATCGCAAAAGGGTAAGCTAAAAGCTGGGGTTGATATTTTGGTAGCAACACCCGGCCGTCTACTTGAGCATGTAGTGCAATGCAATATCAGCCTGACGCAAGTTGAGTTTGTCGTTCTAGATGAAGCCGACCGCATGCTGGACATGGGTTTTATCAGCGATGTGTACAAGCTGATCCAGCAGACATCGAAACAGCATCAAACACTAATGTTCTCTGCCACGGCCACGTCTACGGTAAACGAGTTGGCTAAAAAACTAATGTCACGTCACGAGACAATCCGTGCGGCGAAGCAAAATGCAACAGCCGATACAATCGAGCATGTAGTCTACCCAGTTGAAGAGCGCCGCAAAGCAGACTTATTTGTTGAGTTGATCAAAAAGCATAACTGGTTTCAAGTATTGGTCTTTACCAGCACAAAAGCCCAAGCCGATGAGTTAGTAGTCGATTTTAAAATGGACAAAATCTCTTACGTTGTTTGCCATGGCGATAAAACACAAGGGTCACGCAAACGAGCTTTAGCCGATTTTAAAGCCGGCAAAGTTCAAGTCATGATCGCAACCGAAGTTGCCGCGCGCGGTTTGGACATTAAAGGTCTTGAGTATGTTGTAAACTACAACCTTCCCTACCTAGCTGAAGATTACGTACATCGCATTGGTCGTACTGGTCGCGCAGGCGCTAAGGGCCATGCCATTTCTTTTGTTAGTCGAGAAGAGGAGCGTGCACTAGACGACATTGAGCGTTTAATAGGTTCTCGTATTCAACGAATCTATCAAAAAGGCTATGAAGTAGGCAGCCGAGACAACATTCGAAAGCAGCTCTCACAAAAAGCGCATAAGCCACGCACCAACAAAGCCAGCCAAACTAAAATTATTCGTAATAAAGTGACGACAGCAAAAGTAACGGGCAAAGCGAAACAAAAGCAAAAGCAAAAGCAAAAGCAAAAGCAAAAGAAGTAG
- a CDS encoding Trp family transcriptional regulator, with translation MNTNKQYTLELMEHLLVLKTPDEMEQALRALLTPAEFSEVTKRLQIFKMLGQGIPQRQIAETLGVGIATVTRGSRALKVD, from the coding sequence ATGAATACAAATAAGCAATATACTCTTGAATTAATGGAACATCTGCTGGTATTAAAAACGCCAGATGAGATGGAGCAGGCATTACGTGCGCTGCTAACCCCGGCTGAATTTAGTGAGGTCACTAAACGTTTACAGATCTTTAAGATGCTGGGACAGGGTATACCGCAACGCCAAATTGCTGAGACGCTGGGTGTAGGTATTGCGACTGTGACGCGTGGGTCGCGTGCGCTTAAAGTCGATTAA
- a CDS encoding phosphoribosylaminoimidazolesuccinocarboxamide synthase, translating to MSLADKVLAVNNDLPIRTDSPVHSGKVRSVYWLTEADSRRLIEEKGYDVAADAPLAIMVISDRISAFDCIWHGEGGMHGVPGKGAALNAISNHWFKLFHDNGLADSHILDIPHPFVWIVQKAKPVMIEAICRQYITGSMWRSYSKGEREFCGIQLPDGLKKDQKLPEILITPSTKGILKGIPGVPEADDVNITRQNLEDNFAAFNLRSQDDIKQYEKLLKEGFGVISDALAALGQIFVDTKFEFGYVTDAAGNEKLIYMDEVGTPDSSRIWDEASYNNGHIVENSKEGFRQWLLNHFPDPDILLNKERMPEREALARDNSLPEAVMMDISATYIGIAEKVTGKKLILSDTPKADIIDILRNQYDLID from the coding sequence ATGAGTCTTGCCGATAAAGTGCTAGCAGTTAATAACGATCTGCCGATTCGTACCGATAGCCCCGTCCACAGCGGTAAAGTACGCTCGGTTTACTGGCTAACCGAAGCTGATAGCCGACGCCTTATCGAAGAAAAAGGCTACGATGTTGCCGCCGATGCTCCGCTAGCCATTATGGTTATCAGTGACCGTATTTCTGCTTTTGACTGCATCTGGCATGGCGAAGGCGGTATGCATGGGGTACCTGGAAAAGGCGCTGCACTTAACGCCATATCTAACCACTGGTTTAAGCTATTCCATGATAACGGTTTAGCCGATAGCCATATTTTAGATATCCCACATCCATTTGTGTGGATCGTACAAAAAGCCAAGCCGGTAATGATTGAAGCTATTTGTCGTCAATACATTACCGGCTCTATGTGGCGCTCTTACTCTAAAGGCGAACGTGAGTTCTGTGGCATTCAGTTACCCGACGGTTTGAAAAAAGACCAAAAACTTCCCGAAATTCTGATCACGCCCTCAACGAAAGGTATTCTCAAAGGGATTCCAGGCGTACCAGAAGCAGATGATGTAAACATCACCCGCCAAAATTTAGAAGATAACTTTGCTGCTTTTAACCTGCGTAGCCAAGATGACATAAAGCAATACGAGAAACTATTGAAAGAAGGTTTTGGCGTTATTAGTGATGCCTTAGCAGCCTTGGGACAAATATTTGTCGATACTAAATTTGAATTTGGCTATGTCACTGATGCCGCTGGCAACGAGAAGCTAATTTATATGGATGAAGTCGGCACACCCGACTCTTCACGTATTTGGGATGAAGCGTCTTATAACAATGGTCACATTGTTGAAAACTCCAAAGAAGGCTTCCGCCAATGGTTATTAAACCACTTTCCTGATCCAGACATTCTACTTAACAAAGAGCGCATGCCTGAGCGAGAAGCACTAGCACGCGATAATTCATTACCTGAGGCGGTGATGATGGACATTTCTGCAACCTATATAGGTATTGCAGAGAAAGTAACTGGCAAAAAATTGATACTTTCTGACACCCCTAAAGCAGATATTATTGATATTTTGCGTAATCAATACGATCTTATAGATTAG